One window of the Triticum dicoccoides isolate Atlit2015 ecotype Zavitan chromosome 3B, WEW_v2.0, whole genome shotgun sequence genome contains the following:
- the LOC119277469 gene encoding protein trichome birefringence-like 28: MSFPGRRKSSLAGAGGGAGAGPFDSLGAKHGASRKGGRLPVYVAGVFFVIFVIVMYGEDIRSVTLEPLARGVGPVRQQAVVVSDAGRAAATPRRDVLSSSTEKKTVTPRRDVIASPERPVPVSLPHEDERERPGHAAATETAPEQVNRKVTAPKVKKPKKAKKPRRLRPARKTVAAGGVLGSPETCDLSKGEWVFDNASYPLYREEECSFLTSQVTCMKNGRRDDNYQKWRWQPKDCDMPRFDAKLFIERLRNKRFMFVGDSLNRNQWESMVCLVQSAVSPDKKYVTWEDQRVVFHAWEFNATVEFYWSPFLVESNSDNPKIHSIPTRIIDASAIAAHAENWRNADYLVFNTYIWWMNTLNMKLKRPGGQDWEDHDEVVRIEAYRKVLNTWAGWVNDNIDPARTSVFFMSMSPLHLSPQVWGNPNGIRCAKETMPLLNWRGPIWLGTDWDMFKVASNITRAAAPRVPITFVDITTMSERRKDGHTSVHTIRQGQILTPEQQADPGTYADCIHWCLPGVPDIWNNILYTRIMSRPDAGTAALPLPAR, translated from the exons ATGTCATTCCCCGGCCGCCGCAAGTCGTCGCTGGCAGGCGCCGGCGGGGGTGCCGGCGCCGGGCCGTTCGACTCGCTCGGGGCGAAGCACGGCGCGTCGCGCAAGGGCGGGCGGCTGCCGGTGTACGTGGCGGGCGTCTTCTTCGTCATCTTCGTCATCGTCATGTACGGCGAGGACATCCGGTCGGTCACCCTCGAGCCGCTCGCGCGCGGCGTCGGGCCCGTGAGGCAGCAGGCGGTCGTCGTCTCGGacgccggccgcgccgccgccaccccgcgGCGGGACGTGCTCTCTTCCTCCACGGAGAAGAAGACCGTTACCCCGCGGCGCGACGTGATCGCTTCTCCGGAGAGGCCCGTCCCCGTGTCGCTGCCGCACGAGGACGAGAGAGAGAGGCCGGGGCACGCCGCGGCGACGGAGACGGCGCCGGAGCAGGTGAACCGGAAGGTCACCGCCCCCAAGGTCAAGAAGCCGAAGAAGGCGAAGAAGCCGAGGCGGCTGCGGCCGGCGAggaagacggtggcggcggggggcGTGCTGGGGTCGCCGGAGACGTGCGACCTGTCCAAGGGCGAGTGGGTGTTCGACAACGCGAGCTACCCGCTGTACCGCGAGGAGGAGTGCTCGTTCCTGACGTCGCAGGTGACGTGCATGAAGAACGGCCGCCGTGACGACAACTACCAGAAGTGGCGGTGGCAGCCCAAGGACTGCGACATGCCCAG GTTCGACGCGAAGCTGTTCATCGAGAGGCTCCGGAACAAGCGGTTCATGTTCGTGGGGGACTCGCTGAACCGGAACCAGTGGGAGTCGATGGTGTGCCTGGTGCAGTCGGCGGTGTCGCCGGACAAGAAGTACGTCACATGGGAGGACCAGCGGGTCGTCTTCCACGCCTGG GAGTTCAACGCGACGGTGGAGTTCTACTGGTCGCCGTTCCTGGTGGAGTCCAACTCCGACAACCCCAAGATCCACAGCATCCCGACCCGGATCATCGACGCGTCGGCCATCGCGGCGCACGCCGAGAACTGGCGCAACGCCGACTACCTCGTCTTCAACACCTACATCTGGTGGATGAACACCCTCAACATGAAACTCAA GAGACCGGGCGGGCAGGACTGGGAGGACCATGACGAGGTGGTGAGGATCGAGGCGTACCGGAAGGTTCTCAACACCTGGGCCGGCTGGGTGAACGACAACATCGACCCGGCGCGCACGTCCGTCTTCTTCATGAGCATGTCCCCGCTGCACCTCAG CCCGCAGGTGTGGGGAAACCCTAACGGCATCCGGTGCGCGAAGGAGACGATGCCGCTGCTCAATTGGCGCGGGCCGATATGGCTGGGCACGGACTGGGACATGTTCAAGGTGGCGTCCAACATCACCCGGGCGGCGGCGCCGCGGGTGCCCATCACCTTCGTGGACATCACCACCATGTCGGAGCGGCGCAAGGACGGGCACACCTCCGTGCACACCATCCGGCAGGGGCAGATCCTCACGCCGGAGCAGCAGGCCGACCCGGGCACCTACGCTGACTGCATCCACTGGTGCCTCCCCGGCGTGCCCGACATCTGGAACAACATACTCTACACCAGGATCATGTCCAGGCCGGACGCCGGGACGGCTGCTCTACCTCTACCGGCCAGATAG